The Candidatus Neomarinimicrobiota bacterium genome includes the window TTTTTCGCCCTGTGTGACATTCAAAGTAACGTTTTGTCCTTCTTTTAAGGACGCGTGTCCATCACTGTTGATCGCACGATAATGCACAAATACGTCTGGACCGTCTTCTTGCTGAATAAATCCGTAACCTTTTGCATCGTTAAACCATTTGACCACACCGTTGACTAATTGATCAGCCATTCTTGAACCTCTTTCTTTATCTTAACCACTAAAGGTGGCTTTCTTCCAGTCAGTTTTTTCTACATACATCTGCAGAAAACATTACCATCCAATTGGACTTTCCTGACTATGGCTTGAATATGGGCTTTAAAAACATAAAACAAACAACCATTTACATTTGATTTATACCAATTATACTTCAGAATGCGCGTGTAGATTCAAAATATCACCAAGCAACTCTGAAGACCATGCTCAAGTAACCCCCTGAATATGGGTTGAGCCCTTTTTTATCTGATTATTTCAGGACATGGGAGTAAAGTTTCTGGGTTTTTTTTCACAAATCCAACCACAAAATCCCGATAAAGCCAGCCCAGTTCATTACTATCCGGACTTTGAATAAAAAACCAGGAACCCTGTTGTTCAACGATGTAACAATGGCTGCCTGGTTGGGCCTGGCCGATAACTCGTTCAGCATTTTGTAGGGTATCAGCATAAAGGGGGATTTGGTAGTGAGTGATGACCCAATCTTTAGGTCTCTTGAGTTTTTTAGCCAATTTGCTGGCGGAGATGAGTACTGCAAAATCTTCACAATTTTTCATGCTGACATTTCCAAAGGTATGAGGATTTGAAATGTTTCTGTCCCTGGTGAGGATTTTGCTGTATTTATCATTATCAGGTTTCGATTCCATGTCGCAATTGAGTAGCCCGCAGGTTAAAAGGATAATTATTAAGAATCGGTAATTCATCCATAATATTATCGTAGCCAAAACGAAAATATTGAGTTGTTGTGACGACTTATCTGCCTGTATTTCCGTTAAAATTATTGGGATTCCATCGCCCTGGTGGTCACGACGATAGGTGTAGATTTATCCAGATTCCGGAGGACGGTGGAATAGGAATTCGAAATATTTTAAATCACGGCGAGTCTGTTTTGTACGATCTCGGCCCAAAATATTATACAGAATTGTCCAGAATGCAGGGCTGTGATCTTTCCGGATCGTGTGGGCGAGTTCATGGAGGAGGACATAGTCCAGCAATTCAGGTGGGAGATAATAAAGATTTTGATTAAGGCTGATGTTATTGTGTGTTGAGCATGACCCCCAGCGACTCTTTTGGTTCCTGATGCTGACTTTCGCATAAACAAAATCATGTTGATGTGCCAGGCTGTCCAGGCGTTGGATCAAAAAGCGTCTAATCTTTGGTTTGGGTACCTCTGCATGTGTGTGGAAAAAATCTCGTGACAATTTCTCAATTTCATGCGCTCTACCCCGAGCCTGTTGGATCCAATTCTGGTTACGTTTTGCAAATATCAGCGCTTTTTTGGTGGAACAGCCGGGGGGTAGTTTGACCAGCAGACCATGGAAAGGTTTAACGAAGAGTTTCAGGGTTTTGGATCTCTTGCTCCGTGCAAATGTGATCTTGCCAATCTCTGGATGTTCCTCTATCCAGGATTTTGATCCAGAGGGTTTAGTTAGGAAGAAAATGCCCATCTATCCGGGTTAATTCACGGGTTTTGCTGATGATGGAAGGGTAGCTGAGATCCAGGATGTTAGCCATTCTGTTCTTATTGTAACCATATTTTTCATAAAGGTAGTGGATCATCTCCCGTTCAAATAGTTCATTGATCTCATCCCAGTTCAGTTCTCCATGTTGATGAATAAAGCCCTGGAGATCATGGGTCTCTGAAGGAGGGCTTTGATCCTTACCGGGTAACAGATAACCGCGCACTTTAAGCCGTTCCCGAATGGAATACAGGGTGGATGCCGGTAGAGCAAGTTTTTTTGCCAGCTGTCTACTGTTCAATTCATTTGCAGCGTGATAGAGTATGAGTTGATGTTGAAAAGTATCCTTGATTTCCTTCCAGGGTTTGCCACCGGCAAAGGCAAAAACATCAATATTCTTACTGCTCTTGGCTGTTACTGGCGCTGGTTTTGAATCATGGAGCAATTTATGATAGGCATCAACTACCTTTCTACGATCACCGATCAGGCAAATTCCCTGTTCTGCATATCGCATTGAATGATCATGTCCCAATTTGTAGTAGTATTCGGCTTGACCCAGGTCCTGATAGTGTGTTCTATGGATATCCCCCAGGTAAAGGCATTGTNNNNNNNNNNNNNNNNNNNNNNNNNNNNNNNNNNNNNNNNNNNNNNNNNNNNNNNNNNNNNNNNNNNNNNNNNNNNNNNNNNNNNNNNNNNNNNNNNNNNAATTCCCAGAATTCAGTGTCTTTTCTGAACTGAGCGGTGCTTCCCGGAGTTGTTATAGATAAGTTATCAGGTAGAATTTCCTGAAATTCAGATTCGATCATGGCTCAAATTAGGAGAAAATCCGAAAAACGAAAATACTTATTTTAGGTAAACTTATTCGTAATGGTTAGGAATCAGGATTGGTGGAAAAGCTGAACGGCGACCGCAGATATCGTTTTGGTACCACTGCGATGAGTTGATCCCGCTCATCTTTATCAATGATCTCACACTCCAGGGTGTGACCGACGATCATTTTTTCCAACTCCAGTTTAGCCAGGATCCCCGGTAGGGTGGAAGCGGCAGGTTTGTCCATGCCATGGATGCGAATTTTCTCAATACGCTTGATTGCACCGCTTGCTGTGCCATCCTGATTCAAAACGCTGATCTCAAAAGTATTACCGTCCACTATACTTGTGACCAGGCCACTGAGCTTCTGCTTTTTCATAAGGGGCGTTCCCTGTTGCAATCCAATAACAGATCGTTGGGGTAGCTGTTGCTTGTCTGGGTTAAAGATACGCACGAGATGAGTGGTGCCGGTTTACCGGAAACGAAGGTTGGATTTATATGTTGCGGTTGACTTCATATACAACCAAAATCTAGCACGCAGAGGTCCCGGGGACAATAAAAATATTTATATATTATAAAATATTATATAAAGGGTTGAATTTATTTTATATTAGCGCCGGAGGATAACATTAACTGGAGGAGTTTTACGATGAGAATTACCACAATTGTTGTTTTAGCGCTGATCTTTTTAGTTGGCTGTGAAAACCCGGCTCAAACCGAGCGCAATCATGTTCTTTATCAGGGGCAGATTGTCCAAACTGAAACAGCACCGTTTTTGTTGAATAACCAGGGCCTGGCTAAAGTTTCTGACGGAACTGCGATAATTGAAGAAACCACGGCTGACGGAACCGTATATGGTCTTCAGGATGAGTCAGAGGTATATGCTGCAGAAGGTGGCGAAGTGTTACCCAAGGACACCTGGATCGATAATCAGGATGGAGAAGCCATCGAGGTCAGTCTGACTGCCGGTTTGGTCATCACTTTTGAGCAGCTGGCTACCGTGACCATCGTTGAGGCTGTGAATATCAGCTATATCAGCGAGAGCGGACAGAAGGTATTATTCTCAGGCAGCGGTGTGATCACTACCACCCAGATATCTACTGGAGAAGAAGGTTCAGTAACCCTCATATCCAATACAAAATTTGGAATTGGTAGTGATGGTGGTGACAATGGTTAATTGTAAGTGACTATTTGATGGTAATCATTATCTTATTTACACGTAAATTAAAGGAAGACCCATGCAAAAGTCTTTGATTCCAGATAAAAAGACCAATGAATGGTTGGAGTTTATCAGCCGGTTGGGACTGGTCAACATCGGGGATGCTCGAGCGGTGTTTCTGTCAGGGGACTATACTCAGTTGGCAGATTTAGGACAGAAAGCCCTGTATACGGCAGGTCGAGGGAAAACCCTTTCGCTGGAGGGGAATCTGATCGGGTCAAAAATGTCCTTTGATGAAGCGCAACTATTGGCCGAGACCCGCAATGCTGAGCAGAACTATGCCAGCAAGGATGAGATATTGGCTTATGTCCACTATGAACGGGCTGTCTTTTTTGAGAAATATGGGGAAATGTTCAATGGAATGAGCTTGTTCCGATCGGCCAAACGCCTGGTTGAATCCAAACCACTTGATGCCGTGATCGATTATCAGATCTCCGCCATACAACTAGAGGATGGCACTGGTAGTTCTGCAAAGCAAGCTCAAAACTGGATTAAGTATTTTGCAGATAGTGGCATGCAGATCATGCATATCATTGCTCTTCGCCGTTTAGCAAAACACTTTCGTATTCAAGGTGAGTTTGGGGAAACCGAGCAGCTTTTGATGTCGGCGTTGGAGCTGGGGATCGACTATGAATATCCATTTCTGGTTGAGCAGATAAAAAATTCCTATGGATATCTGTTATATAGTAAAGGTGATCTTGCAGCAGCCAGAGATCTTTTTCAACGATTGGCTAACAACACTGAAAGCAAATATATTAAGTCCACAGTTCTTGAAAATCTGTATCTGATTTTCTATGACGAAAAAGAATATGCCGCTGCAGCTGATCATCTGGGACAGGCTGTGGATCATTGTCAGAAATATTCCATCATTTCCCAGCTTCCTGATGAATGTCGCCATTTGGGTGATCTGTATCGGGAAAAGCTTCAGCAACCTGAAATTGCCACCCATTACTACAATATCGGCTCACAAGCCGCTTTAAAGATGGCAGAGTATGGTTTCAGTCTAAAGGGTGATAGATTGGCTGTTGTTAAGCGTTTTGAGCAGCGCGCCAAGGTCGGGTACAGTCTACCGGAATCACTGGGATCTCAGGAGCCCCCTTTTGCTTTTGCTATCGGGAAAACATGGAAACAGATCAACGATCTGTTTCAGTTCTATCTCATTCGCAATCATCTTGAATCTGGTAATAATGTTTCGAGTCTGCCTGCCAAGTTGGGGTTGAAACCAAGTACATACTACGCTATAAAGCGGCGTTTAAGTCAACATGGATTTAACTTTGAGGGAAATACTTCACAATTACCCATAAGCCTTAAAAAGCGCGAGCAAGTAACCCTCAGAGCCTATGTGAATGGCTTAACTGAATTGACCTGGAATAAAGCCAATCAGCACTTTGAAAAGGAGATCATCGAATTCCTGTTTAAGCAAGTTGGCTATCAGAAAACCAAATTGGCTGATGAATTAAAGGTGAGTTATCCAACCATTCTTCAAAAAACACGTTCCCTTGGAAATGTTTGAGGAGTAATTCTTTAAGCTAAATACCAGTTCAATCTTCCAGCTAAATAATATTTGTCCCTCCAGGAGCCTCATTTACTTCGGACTCTTTTTTACACTATTTTCATCTCCCAATGCGCGTTTTATCAGTTAGCGGGATTCGTCCATGTCCATCCATGCGATCTCAAAATTGCGAATTTATCCATTGTCACAGATGCGCAGATGGATTACCACCCGTCTATGACTTCCAGACTACATCGCGGCAAGTAGCCCTTACAGTCCTCGCAAATGAGGACACACACCGAAGCTCATGATGTACATTTTGGTGTAAAAATGGTATTTAGCCATCCCAAACGTTTTCAAGGCGCTTCATAAGCAACATTAAGGAAGCCTTGTAACACGCAGTATCATACTGGCATTAAGTCAATTTTATGTTTAAGTTAGCCAGAATTAGCCGAAGATAGGGTTGAAGCTGAATTGATGAACTTTATGCTTTCTGCCAAGACAACAAATGTTATGAATGGATGCAATGAGCAATGCGATACTATGAGCTGATCGGACTCAAGCGAGAGCCCTTCTCCATGACCCCGGATCCGGAATTCTTTTTCGAGTCTAAAGCCCATGGTGAAATTCTTAATCGTTTAGAAATCGCTCTGCGGTTGAACCGGGGGCTTTCTGTTATTATGGGTGGTATCGGCACCGGAAAAACAACCCTTTCGAGACTGCTATTGAGTCGTTTTGTCGATTTTGGTAAAGACTTCCAATTTTATCTTATCATGGATCCCACCTGGGAAAATACACGGGAATTTCTGGTGTATCTAAAACGACTCTTCGGACTTCGGGGAAGTTCTTTGTACCAATCGGAGATGCTAAACCAGCTTGAAAATTTTTTGATAGATACAGCAATTAAAAAAGGTAAGCAGATCGTTCTGATTATTGATGAGGGTCAGAAAATGGGAGCTGAGCAGATCGAGGTCATTCGAACCCTGCTTAACTTTGAGACCAACAGTCGGAAACTTATTCAGGTTGTGATCTTTGCTCAACCTGAATTTAAAGAAGTGGTAGAAGCTCACGAAAATTTTCGAGATAGGATTGCTTTTGGTGCCAGAATTCCCCCTCTTGATCGTGAGGACACTATTTTTTTTGTTGACTTTCGAATCAAAACAGCAGGATATGAAGGCGAAGAACCACTTTTTTCCAAGGAAGCCAAAGAAATGATCTTTCAGCATACCGGTGGGTATCCGCGGAAAATCGTCAATATGTGCCATCATCTAATTGTGGATATGCTGGTCTATAATAAAAAAGTTGTCGATGGTGCCGCAGTGCTTAACCGTATAAATAGTGATGAAAATAACTATGCCGGCTGATGAGAAAGATTCGGCAGCAACCAATCGACTTCTGGACCTGCTACGTTCACAACAAGCCGGCAAGTCTACTACTGAAGGTAATGCAAGCGGAACCCTTGATACTCAAGCAGATCCAGACTCGACCCAGTCCGCTAGCGAAACTCAAACAGCTCCTGAGCAAGGCGCAGCCTCTGTAAGCTCTAGCATTGTTCCAGAAACAATCAGTGATCAACCACCACCTCAGGCCGAGAACTCCCAGCCAGTGACTTCAGAAGAGATCATGGACAAATTGGGGAGGGGTAGCGCAAAGGATCAGAAATCAGCACCTCCCGGATCCGGTCAAGTAGATAGTGCTGCTCAGGGGACAGCCGCAGCTTTTTCTGAATCCGCAGATCCGCAGGACTCTCAGGTAAAGGCTCGAGGCGCGCATGCTGATCAAGCTGATCCTGATGAGAAAGTGATTTCGGATATCTCAGTTGCTGATCCCGGAGAAAGTCGCATTGATCCGGATAATTTTCAGGTAAGCCAGGATGTTCAACCACCAAATCAAGCTATTGATCTGCTCTATGAGTTTAGTAACTGGGCTTTGGGTATTCGGCAAAAAATTACCGTTCAATGTTCATCTGATTGCATTCGCATTATGAAAATGCGCTCGGTGGGAAGTCGAAACATCATTTATGGAATGGACGAATACAGACTGCCCTATGAAGTAGATGATCGAAAGATCACCCATCGTAGTGACCTGTTGAGTCATATACTTGATTCTCTTGATAAAAAGGTTTGGAAGAAAGATACCATGTTTCGAACCTATTCATCACAGATCGAGACCCACACTAAGGTTTTTAAGGCTCCTCCGGTCAAGGGTAAGGAGTTTGCTGAGCTGATCACCTGGTCTGCCAAGAAAAATCTACCATTTAGTAGTGAGAACATCAATATCGATTATCAAGTACTGGGATCCGAAAAGGGAGAGATCAAAAAAAATATCATCATCGGTGTCGGCAATAATGAGACCATTAGCCATTTAGGCGATCTGTATAGAAAACGGAAATTTGATCTCCAGAGTGTTTCAACTATCCCATATCTGGATTGGCAGACCTTCAAACATTGTTATCCTGACCGACTGGGCAGCTGTATTGCCATTGTGCACATGAATAAAAGTGAAACCACTATCACAATGGTGAGATCAGGTCGCATGGAATTTAACCGGGAAATGAGTGTCGGGGTCAAGGATTACCAAAAGGCGCTGGTTCAAAGGGTTATGGTTGGCAATGATGCCGTCAATATTACTGAAGACATGGCCACTGATTACCTCATGCGTTATGGAATTCCAATAGAAACCACAGGGGATATTCCTGAAACCGGAATAAGTCTGTATAAGATATCCATTTTCTTACGACCGGTTATTGAAAGAATGACCGGTGAGATCAACCGTTCTCTTGACTATTTCAGGAAACAGGTGGCAGACGTTGAGTGTCAGGAGATCTACATCACCGGTCCGGGTGCTGCTATTCCGAATTTGGTTGAAACCTTTGGGAAACAACTCGAGCGCACCACAGAGCATCTAAACCCTTTGCGTCAAGGTGATTTTGAGTTTAAAGATCAAATGGATTTCGACTATCAATTAATTCCCATCTTCTCCACTAATTTTGCCCTGGCTCTCAAGCGCTCCACAGGTATTAACTTACTTCCGGCTCGCAGAAAACAACACTTCCAGTATCGGATGTTCAATAAATTTGCACTGTTCATAGCCAGTATCCTGATCCCTTTGTATATCATTCTGGGGTATTTTGCCCATAAAGAGACGGGGTATATGGAGGAAAGTGTTGCCACTATGAATAAACAGTGGCGGATGCTGTCAGAAAAATCCCAGGAATATTTCGCCATGCTGGCTGACCTTGAGTATTTAGGAAGCTACTGGGGGTTCATGACTAATGACCGGGTCAATTCGGACAATCAGATCAAGCTGCTCAAACTCATTTCATCTGAGATACCGGATAATATCAAGGTAACGTCCCTGGTCTTTCGTCCGGCCAGTAATCAGGGAGATGGGAAGACGATCAAGCAGGATGTCTATATTGACCGGATCGCCATGAGTGGTTTTGTAAATGCCAGTGCTGGTATTGCCGATATTCAATTGACTAACTTTATTATGCGGCTTGAGAGCTTGAATATGTTCACCAGCATTGATCGGGAAATTCAGGGTAATCCAAGCTCAGATGATGTAAGACTCTTCTTTACATTAAAAATTGGTGTCAGCGTTAAATGAACCGGAACATTTTCTTCAGTACGCTTGTTGCGTTGCTCCTGGCTACATCAGGCTGGTTCTATTATACAGTCGTTATTGCCGGGAATCAGATATCAGAACTCGAAACTGAATTAAGATCGATCAATAGCCGCTTTAATGAATTGGCAATGGTTTCTGAAAGTTATGAAGATTTTAAGTTGCGCTTTACTGAAAAGGTCGCTGATTTTGATACTTTAAAGACCGTTATTCCGGGTAATCAGGATTATGCCACAGTGCTTGAGCAAATCAGGCAAACTGCTGAGCGGCATAAGTTACAGATCATTTCCCTGGCTCCTTCGCTAAATGATATATATCCAGCACTGCATACTGAACTGACCATCCCCCGGAATCATGTTGAGTGTTATCCGGTGCAATTGAAATTCTATGGTGACTTTCTAACCATCGGTTCTTTTTTGGATGATCTCTTAGAACTGAAAAGCAATGTCAATATCGCAAATCTCAAACTGGAAACTGAGATGGAACATGGAGGCATGCTCACTTGCGAGTTAAATTTATATACCTACATATTCATTGAGGGGGGTTGATCACTTGTTCAAGCAGATG containing:
- a CDS encoding tetratricopeptide repeat protein, whose product is MQKSLIPDKKTNEWLEFISRLGLVNIGDARAVFLSGDYTQLADLGQKALYTAGRGKTLSLEGNLIGSKMSFDEAQLLAETRNAEQNYASKDEILAYVHYERAVFFEKYGEMFNGMSLFRSAKRLVESKPLDAVIDYQISAIQLEDGTGSSAKQAQNWIKYFADSGMQIMHIIALRRLAKHFRIQGEFGETEQLLMSALELGIDYEYPFLVEQIKNSYGYLLYSKGDLAAARDLFQRLANNTESKYIKSTVLENLYLIFYDEKEYAAAADHLGQAVDHCQKYSIISQLPDECRHLGDLYREKLQQPEIATHYYNIGSQAALKMAEYGFSLKGDRLAVVKRFEQRAKVGYSLPESLGSQEPPFAFAIGKTWKQINDLFQFYLIRNHLESGNNVSSLPAKLGLKPSTYYAIKRRLSQHGFNFEGNTSQLPISLKKREQVTLRAYVNGLTELTWNKANQHFEKEIIEFLFKQVGYQKTKLADELKVSYPTILQKTRSLGNV
- a CDS encoding AAA family ATPase; the encoded protein is MRYYELIGLKREPFSMTPDPEFFFESKAHGEILNRLEIALRLNRGLSVIMGGIGTGKTTLSRLLLSRFVDFGKDFQFYLIMDPTWENTREFLVYLKRLFGLRGSSLYQSEMLNQLENFLIDTAIKKGKQIVLIIDEGQKMGAEQIEVIRTLLNFETNSRKLIQVVIFAQPEFKEVVEAHENFRDRIAFGARIPPLDREDTIFFVDFRIKTAGYEGEEPLFSKEAKEMIFQHTGGYPRKIVNMCHHLIVDMLVYNKKVVDGAAVLNRINSDENNYAG
- the pilO gene encoding type 4a pilus biogenesis protein PilO, which codes for MNRNIFFSTLVALLLATSGWFYYTVVIAGNQISELETELRSINSRFNELAMVSESYEDFKLRFTEKVADFDTLKTVIPGNQDYATVLEQIRQTAERHKLQIISLAPSLNDIYPALHTELTIPRNHVECYPVQLKFYGDFLTIGSFLDDLLELKSNVNIANLKLETEMEHGGMLTCELNLYTYIFIEGG
- a CDS encoding cold shock domain-containing protein, whose product is MADQLVNGVVKWFNDAKGYGFIQQEDGPDVFVHYRAINSDGHASLKEGQNVTLNVTQGEKGPQAENVTAV
- a CDS encoding M48 family metallopeptidase, with translation MGIFFLTKPSGSKSWIEEHPEIGKITFARSKRSKTLKLFVKPFHGLLVKLPPGCSTKKALIFAKRNQNWIQQARGRAHEIEKLSRDFFHTHAEVPKPKIRRFLIQRLDSLAHQHDFVYAKVSIRNQKSRWGSCSTHNNISLNQNLYYLPPELLDYVLLHELAHTIRKDHSPAFWTILYNILGRDRTKQTRRDLKYFEFLFHRPPESG
- the pilM gene encoding pilus assembly protein PilM, yielding MKITMPADEKDSAATNRLLDLLRSQQAGKSTTEGNASGTLDTQADPDSTQSASETQTAPEQGAASVSSSIVPETISDQPPPQAENSQPVTSEEIMDKLGRGSAKDQKSAPPGSGQVDSAAQGTAAAFSESADPQDSQVKARGAHADQADPDEKVISDISVADPGESRIDPDNFQVSQDVQPPNQAIDLLYEFSNWALGIRQKITVQCSSDCIRIMKMRSVGSRNIIYGMDEYRLPYEVDDRKITHRSDLLSHILDSLDKKVWKKDTMFRTYSSQIETHTKVFKAPPVKGKEFAELITWSAKKNLPFSSENINIDYQVLGSEKGEIKKNIIIGVGNNETISHLGDLYRKRKFDLQSVSTIPYLDWQTFKHCYPDRLGSCIAIVHMNKSETTITMVRSGRMEFNREMSVGVKDYQKALVQRVMVGNDAVNITEDMATDYLMRYGIPIETTGDIPETGISLYKISIFLRPVIERMTGEINRSLDYFRKQVADVECQEIYITGPGAAIPNLVETFGKQLERTTEHLNPLRQGDFEFKDQMDFDYQLIPIFSTNFALALKRSTGINLLPARRKQHFQYRMFNKFALFIASILIPLYIILGYFAHKETGYMEESVATMNKQWRMLSEKSQEYFAMLADLEYLGSYWGFMTNDRVNSDNQIKLLKLISSEIPDNIKVTSLVFRPASNQGDGKTIKQDVYIDRIAMSGFVNASAGIADIQLTNFIMRLESLNMFTSIDREIQGNPSSDDVRLFFTLKIGVSVK